In Fusarium oxysporum Fo47 chromosome XII, complete sequence, one DNA window encodes the following:
- a CDS encoding tryptophan synthase beta subunit-like PLP-dependent enzyme encodes MANLDKEQRWKGVITSSASDALAVSYAAKEFRTPSIITLPEHTAKTKIKELTRLGSTVKLHGLSADAAKEESLRLQSLHDLIAIPQPGDEYVIAGHGTIGQEIIQQTIPSQVQAIFCPITCGTLIAGLGIYIKRIAPQIKVIGVQLHDSADISRLIHYKGQSKLEEHLLSRKICPKVTRICSDVIDDIVHVTTTEVLIATKNIYEDTRQLLNTEGTLAVAGMKSWITSNGLVGSEKDFIAITSEAQLDFSEISFIVKQASLAEMAMGSENDSGLELLMHSAGTASTCAGDGWSSSTTVVGTETSTGFTSDVDARLWNS; translated from the exons ATGGCCAACTTAGATAAGGAACAGAGGTGGAAAGGCGTGATAACATCTTCTGCGT CTGATGCCCTAGCTGTGTCATACGCGGCAAAGGAGTTTCGAACGCCATCGATAATCACTTTGCCAGAGCATACTGCAAaaaccaagatcaaggaacTAACACGTCTCGGGAGTACGGTGAAGTTGCACGGACTGAGTGCCGATGCCGCGAAGGAGGAGTCCTTGCGGCTGCAATCACTTCATGACCTGATTGCCATTCCTCAACCTGGAGATGAATATGTCATCGCAGGTCACGGGACTATCGGACAAGAGATAATACAGCAGACGATTCCCTCTCAAGTCCAAGCGATCTTCTGCCCGATTACTTGCGGAACTTTGATAGCGGGCCTAGGCATATATATCAAACGCATCGCTCCCCAAATTAAGGTCATCGGAGTGCAACTCCATGATTCAGCAGACATCTCCCGGCTGATACACTACAAAGGACAGTCGAAACTGGAAGAGCACCTGCTATCGAGAAAGATCTGCCCAAAAGTCACCCGCATTTGCAGCGATGTGATTGATGACATAGTTCATGTCACTACGACCGAGGTCTTGATAGCAACAAAGAACATATACGAAGACACACGGCAACTTCTAAACACAGAAGGCACACTAGCTGTTGCTGGGATGAAGAGCTGGATTACGTCGAATGGACTTGTAGGTTCAGAAAAAGACTTTATTGCGATCACGTCAGAGGCTCAACTCGACTTTTCGGAGATATCGTTTATTGTCAAACAGGCCTCGTTGGCTGAGATGGCGATGGGGAGCGAGAATGATAGTGGACTAGAATTATTGATGCATAGTGCAGGCACAGCATCGACTTGTGCCGGTGATGGATGGTCCAGCAGTACGACTGTCGTTGGGACTGAAACCTCCACCGGCTTTACATCTGATGTTGACGCGAGACTTTGGAATAGTTGA
- a CDS encoding RmlC-like cupin domain-containing protein: MHFLSILLLAGSALAAPRAAQSSPHQPRGDSIDDMLPPIVPINTRSGDRDLISKIITAPTQAERVKLLNQPGDYVFDFKAGTGAGEASGKGGKSVSATALTMPALIGNGASMTVAFLGPCGMNTAHVHNRATELNIIVKGRLVTNFVVENGAKPIANTMDTFQMSVFPQGAIHQEFNPDCEDAVFVAAFDNADPGVNQIAQNFFALNGDVVKATLGGVQTIDGKDIESFRAHIPANIALGIDACLNKCGIKRNSKRDISELLN; the protein is encoded by the coding sequence ATGCACTTTTTATCaatccttcttctcgctgGCTCTGCCCTCGCCGCTCCCCGGGCTGCTCAGTCGTCCCCTCATCAGCCTCGAGGTGACAGTATCGATGACATGCTGCCTCCCATCGTGCCCATCAACACACGAAGTGGTGACCGAgacctcatctccaagatcaTCACTGCCCCTACTCAAGCTGAGCGCGTCAAGCTTTTGAACCAACCTGGCGATTATGTCTTTGACTTCAAAGCTGGCACCGGAGCCGGAGAGGCTTCTGGCAAAGGTGGCAAGTCTGTGTCAGCTACTGCTCTGACCATGCCCGCTCTCATCGGAAACGGAGCCTCCATGACAGTCGCCTTCCTCGGGCCCTGTGGGATGAACACAGCGCATGTTCACAACCGAGCAACGGAGCTCAACATTATTGTCAAGGGTCGTCTTGTAACAAAttttgttgttgagaatggtGCCAAGCCTATCGCCAACACCATGGATACCTTCCAGATGTCCGTCTTTCCCCAGGGCGCTATTCATCAAGAATTCAACCCTGATTGCGAAGATGCTGTGTTTGTTGCTGCATTCGATAACGCTGATCCTGGTGTGAACCAGATCGCCCAGAACTTCTTTGCCCTTaatggtgatgttgtcaagGCAACTCTGGGCGGTGTGCAGACTATTGATGGAAAGGATATTGAGTCTTTCCGCGCGCATATTCCTGCGAACATTGCACTTGGTATTGATGCTTGCTTGAACAAGTGCGGTATCAAGAGAAACTCGAAGCGAGATATCAGCGAGCTTCTGAATTAA
- a CDS encoding cytochrome P450: MNTTQAYKDVYGHNKNVRKSLAYLAMVHKTPSTFTLMDRHEHAWKKRILSQKLSDSAIRSFEPKITGMIDRFCEYVCPVSAGKENTVSKPFNMSEMCDYLFFDLVTSIVFGENFDLIRSPWYRHIPPALARSNERISVIVQWPYVVWRRMDKVLFRNSVAGRKDFLRFAHNLVTERVQRESGDDVLSGLLDAADPTTGNKLTQDEIVAESILMLVAGSDTSSTLLASLFFYLTRNPDKKDRLTREVRSKFSTREEICLGPALNSCRFLYACIMECLRLTPPVAAAPFREVLKGGMIVDGHYVPEGTNVGTGIFSLQHNQEYFHNPFEFMPERWLSEGKHAGPHNPDAHVPFSIGPRVCLGRALAHAELSLAMAIICWKMDFNVVERMKDIGAGNENAEYGRHRPGEFQLYDHITCARNGPMVEFRERSF, encoded by the exons ATGAACACGACTCAAGCATACAAAG ATGTCTACGGCCATAACAAGAACGTGCGCAAGAGCCTTGCTTATCTGGCCATGGTCCACAAAACTCCTAGCACCTTTACCCTGATGGATCGGCACGAGCATGCATGGAAAAAGCGGATCTTGAGCCAGAAGCTATCGGATTCAGCCATCCGATCCTTCGAGCCCAAGATCACAGGCATGATTGATCGCTTCTGCGAATATGTCTGCCCCGTGTCAGCgggaaaagaaaacaccGTGTCGAAACCCTTCAACATGTCAGAAATGT GCGATTATCTTTTCTTTGACCTTGTAACCTCCATTGTCTTTGGTGAGAACTTCGACTTGATCCGGAGTCCGTGGTACCGTCATATCCCGCCTGCGCTTGCTCGGTCGAATGAGCGTATAAGTGTCATTGTCCAGTGGCCTTATGTTGTTTGGCGTCGTATGGACAAGGTTCTCTTCCGTAACTCCGTGGCTGGACGGAAGGACTTCCTACGATTTGCTCACAACTTGGTCACTGAGAGAGTGCAGCGTGAGTCTGGGGATGATGTCTTGTCTGGCTTACTGGATGCTGCAGATCCAACTACAGGAAACAAACTGACCCAAGATGAAATTGTTGCTGAGAGTATTCTGATGCTCGTAGCTG GCTCTGACACTTCATCAACCCTTTTGGCGTCTCTGTTCTTCTATCTTACTAGAAACCCCGACAAAAAGGATCGTCTGACCCGTGAAGTCCGCTCCAAATTTTCAACTCGAGAAGAGATCTGTCTCGGTCCAGCCCTCAACTCCTGTCGCTTCCTCTACGCGTGTATCATGGAATGCTTACGCCTAACGCCCCCAGTTGCAGCAGCACCGTTCCGTGAGGTCCTCAAGGGCGGCATGATCGTTGACGGTCACTACGTTCCTGAAGGCACCAACGTCGGAACCGGCATTTTCAGTCTCCAACATAACCAGGAGTACTTTCACAACCCTTTTGAGTTCATGCCTGAGAGATGGCTATCAGAGGGAAAGCATGCTGGTCCTCATAACCCAGACGCTCACGTTCCATTCTCCATCGGTCCTCGTGTCTGTCTTGGAAGGGCACTTGCTCATGCCGAGCTTAGTCTTGCTATGGCTATCATCTGCTGGAAGATGGACTTCAACGTGGTTGAAAGAATGAAGGATATTGGAGCCGGCAATGAGAATGCCGAGTATGGTAGACACAGGCCAGGAGAGTTTCAGTTGTATGATCATATTACCTGTGCACGAAATGGGCCAATGGTTGAGTTTAGAGAGAGGTCGTTCTGA
- a CDS encoding flavin-binding monooxygenase-like-domain-containing protein has protein sequence MMNLGSDGLRKRVAIVGAGPLGLIATKNFVEEGFDVTTFERNEYVGGLWHITSDPTQTCVLPGTITNTSKLTGVMTDFPMPESYPMYPTGEQIEEYFQSYAKEFKLIHHIKFGTEVVGVFRDETSKMWRLSYRSSSKPDAGIQEDTFERLILATGSFSKPSIPNVKGIEGFKGEVLHSQAFKNPAKYKGKNVLVVGLGSTAADSISGFHKAGANKLIVSHRQKVLILPRITKDNKVLEFTLSFRLLQLIFFLQEVNAWLMSIIFFSELKKIQQDNFPGLSSHSAFTDGRKMPGPKHMIPTVSDDLAGYFLSGRLRSAPGIAEINGPKSVKFVDGSEATDIDLILFCTGLSPDLASFIPKEYDPYNVDLSPSSFAKLQPHYTADRRVARLYRGFMSIQCPHQLAFLGTTLAKRPAWQLYDLMTMALAQLWGDKYPMPSPAEINKDADAFIDNIVKLSKGGDVKFTGVIGHKEFDKWLNDVAGTGLYDHLGNWTNGRCWKLWWKDRELYNKLMTGILSAHVLRLFDTGRGRKPWAGARQAIMEANDAADNFGKDKA, from the exons ATGATGAACCTTGGCTCAGATGGCTTACGAAAGAGGGTCGCGATCGTGGGCGCTGGCCCCTTGGGCTTGATCGCGACGAAGAACTTTGTCGAAGAGGGCTTTGATGTGACCACTTTTGAACGCAATGAATATGTCGGTGGTTTATGGCATATCACGTCTGATCCTACACAGACTTGCGTATTGCCTGGGACAATCACCAACACATCAAAGCTCACG GGCGTCATGACCGACTTTCCCATGCCAGAAT CATATCCCATGTATCCAACCGGTGAACAGATTGAAGAATATTTCCAATCATACGCCAAAGAGTTCAAGCTCATTCATCACATCAAATTCGGCACAGAAGTCGTCGGTGTCTTCCGCGATGAAACCTCCAAGATGTGGCGTCTCTCATATCGCTCAAGCAGCAAACCCGATGCTGGGATCCAGGAAGACACATTTGAACGATTGATCCTCGCCACCGGATCTTTCAGCAAGCCTTCAATCCCCAACGTCAAAGGTATTGAAGGCTTCAAGGGTGAAGTACTACATTCTCAAGCTTTCAAGAATCCCGCCAAGTACAAGGGCAAGAACGTTCTCGTCGTTGGTCTTGGAAGCACTGCTGCAGATTCCATTTCTGGCTTTCACAAGGCGGGCGCGAATAAACTCATCGTATCTCATCGACAAAAGGTTCTCATCTTACCTCGcatcaccaaggacaacaaggTCTTGGAGTTTACGCTCTCATTCAGACTCCTTCAATTgatcttctttcttcaagaAGTCAACGCATGGCTAAtgtccatcatcttctttagcgaattgaagaagatccaACAAGACAATTTTCCAGGCCTGTCATCGCACTCTGCTTTTACAGATGGACGAAAGATGCCTGGGCCGAAACACATGATACCGACTGTCAGCGATGACTTGGCTGGTTATTTCTTGAGCGGAAG ACTACGAAGCGCTCCAGGCATTGCAGAGATCAATGGTCCCAAGTCAGTCAAATTCGTCGATGGCAGTGAAGCCACTGACATTGATCTGATACTCTTCTGCACTGGCCTATCACCGGACTTGGCTTCATTCATCCCCAAAGAATACGACCCCTACAACGTGGATCTATCGCCCAGCTCATTTGCCAAGCTTCAGCCTCACTACACAGCTGATAGACGTGTCGCTCGCTTATACCGAGGTTTCATGTCAATCCAGTGTCCTCACCAATTGGCTTTCCTCGGAACAACACTGGCGAAGCGACCCGCTTGGCAGCTCTACGACTTGATGACCATGGCTTTGGCTCAGCTCTGGGGGGACAAGTATCCAATGCCGTCTCCTGCAGAAATTAACAAAGACGCCGATGCCTTTATCGATAATATTGTCAAGCTTAGCAAAGGTGGTGATGTCAAGTTCACTGGTGTCATTGGTCATAAGGAATTCGACAAATGGTTGAATGATGTTGCTGGGACAGGTCTTTATGATCATCTGGGAAATTGGACTAACGGGAGATGCTGGAAGCTGTGGTGGAAGGATAGAGAATTGTACAACAAGCTGATGACGGGTATTCTGTCAGCTCATGTTTTGAGATTGTTTGACACTGGTCGGGGGAGAAAACCTTGGGCTGGTGCAAGACAGGCTATCATGGAGGCGAATGATGCTGCCGACAACTTtggcaaggacaaggctTGA
- a CDS encoding thiamine diphosphate-binding protein produces the protein MINRKIPLASYLFTRLRQAGTRRVYGVPGDFTLRALDHLPPSGLKFVGCCNELNAGYAADGYARAQRHRKASGVGALITTYGVGELSAANAVAGSYAEYLPVVHIVGTPSRRARQVSCSSLGGKKPHLHIHHTMADSRIGVYREIAEKFTVAQLDLAETTPEDVPTQIDRVLSQALHYSRPVYIEVPSDVVETGISSEKLNAPIDPNPDTARNLDAGQMAQNLLQKLYSAKRPLIIVDRAEGAETIRQEINDFVQKSGIPTISLPSGASMVDNSLPNYFGVYSGAIGAVDLTSAVKSADLVLAFGCQFSDTQTLGWAVLPERHVMTLISRNHIEDEPVDVREVLKGMAQTVDSTRLPGQDTSSWGDFRNQPQFEVYPKAYIIQDEFYIHLNKHLQPNDTVLLGNATPIIGGRDLVLPPSSQLIASGMWFSIGHMLPAALGVSQAKAVMKSKGRTILLDGDGSFQMTAQELSTIIHQRVNVIIFIINNSGYTYERYIHGMSEAYNDVAPWNYSAAPQLFGDAPEGYPIHSCKVRNMEELDEVLNSEGFVKGKGLTLVDVEMDMYDISEKAKILFELAGKQL, from the coding sequence ATGATAAACAGAAAGATTCCTCTAGCATCTTACCTCTTCACACGCCTTAGGCAGGCTGGCACGAGACGCGTGTATGGCGTCCCAGGCGACTTCACCCTCCGAGCTCTCGACCATCTCCCGCCTTCAGGGCTCAAGTTCGTCGGATGCTGCAATGAGCTGAATGCCGGATACGCAGCGGATGGATATGCTCGAGCTCAACGCCATCGCAAAGCATCTGGTGTTGGCGCTTTGATCACGACTTATGGCGTTGGAGAGCTAAGTGCGGCTAATGCCGTCGCTGGAAGCTATGCGGAGTATTTGCCCGTTGTTCACATCGTCGGAACGCCTTCGCGACGAGCAAGACAAGTCTCGTGCTCGTCTCTTGGCGGGAAGAAGCCGCATTTGCATATCCACCATACGATGGCCGACTCCAGAATTGGGGTATATCGCGAGATTGCGGAGAAATTTACTGTTGCgcagcttgatcttgctgaGACGACGCCGGAGGATGTACCAACTCAGATCGATAGAGTTTTGTCCCAGGCGCTACACTATAGCCGGCCGGTCTACATAGAGGTGCCGTCAGATGTTGTCGAGACTGGTATATCGTCAGAGAAGCTGAATGCCCCGATAGACCCGAATCCCGACACAGCTCGCAACCTTGACGCTGGTCAAATGGCACAGAACCTCCTGCAGAAGCTCTATTCAGCCAAGCGACCTCTTATCATAGTTGATCGAGCTGAAGGCGCAGAGACCATCAGACAAGAGATCAATGATTTCGTACAGAAATCCGGCATTCCTACAATATCTTTACCATCAGGTGCCAGTATGGTAGACAACTCGTTACCTAACTACTTCGGTGTTTATTCCGGGGCAATCGGTGCGGTTGATTTGACATCAGCGGTCAAGTCAGCAGACCTTGTCTTGGCCTTTGGATGTCAATTCTCTGATACACAAACACTCGGTTGGGCTGTGTTACCAGAACGACATGTTATGACCCTCATCAGCAGGAATCATATCGAGGACGAACCTGTTGATGTCCGAGAGGTTCTCAAAGGGATGGCTCAAACGGTTGATAGTACCAGACTGCCAGGACAGGATACGTCCTCATGGGGAGACTTTAGAAACCAACCGCAGTTCGAGGTCTATCCCAAGGCGTATATCATCCAAGATGAGTTCTACATCCACCTGAACAAACACCTACAGCCCAACGACACAGTCTTACTCGGTAATGCGACACCAATCATAGGAGGCCGCGATCTGGTTCTtccaccatcttctcagCTGATTGCCTCTGGAATGTGGTTCTCAATCGGTCACATGCTCCCAGCAGCTCTTGGAGTCTCGCAAGCAAAGGCAGTTATGAAATCAAAAGGTCGCACGATTCTTCTTGACGGAGATGGGAGCTTCCAAATGACAGCTCAAGAACTCAGTACTATCATCCACCAACGTGTCAACGTGAttatcttcatcatcaacaacagcgGGTATACATATGAGAGGTATATCCATGGAATGAGTGAGGCGTACAACGACGTGGCGCCTTGGAACTATAGTGCTGCTCCTCAGCTTTTCGGGGATGCACCAGAAGGGTATCCGATTCACTCTTGTAAAGTGAGGAATATGGAAGAATTGGATGAGGTTCTCAACTCTGAGGGCTTTGTAAAGGGCAAGGGCCTGactcttgttgatgttgagatggaTATGTATGATATCTCGGAAAAGGCCAAGATTCTATTTGAGTTGGCTGGAAAGCAGCTGTGA
- a CDS encoding cytochrome P450 → MFSLSPQTLGIVVAVFVLAILLIRRALLPKPIPGIVYREANAKKILGNAWELLQWKKKHGEMFGYLANLAVELNEPVFQIFVHPLGKPWVIVADNREAFDILSRRTPKEFDRSRFLRSLFMPLVPEFHFHMPTGDRWKAHRKLVADTMSPAFLGGVAGPQMWKSTMKLIDLWRVKERLAKGRPFSVSTDIRKAAFEIIWAATFGFDSGSTNAQTELLETLPEFTNLGDMDHEVEFPVAPDPPVFKAGLALNDAMNIGVQSLVPGLHLWLAYNLMPSLRAARSLKEAVIQDEIKKAIKKFSNQTDLNWEDQGNLKRHMKSAVDIVIAREIDSARKEGRTPELMSRTVQDELFSFMLAGNEIFTLTAWTLKFLTTHQNVQKKVREELREQCGAAVERGDAPTVSEIMSARLPYFEAMIEESTRCGSVTQTNIRTTMQDVNILGHMVPKHTEILMLNNGPGSFMPPLTVDEEKRSESSKGTAGKIGQWNVKGMRDFDPERWLVKDEEDRLTFNPSAGPRHSFGAGPRACFGRKWAALEVKIMMALIVWHFNLEQTPKPLSSFKPFPGVAHRPEMIYLRLSNV, encoded by the exons ATGTTCTCCCTATCACCCCAAACCCTCGGCATCGTCGTCGCCGTCTTTGTCCTAgccattcttctcatccgcCGCGCCCTCCTCCCCAAGCCCATCCCTGGCATCGTCTACCGCGAAGCCAACGCCAAAAAGATCCTCGGCAACGCCTGGGAACTCTTAcaatggaagaagaagcacgGTGAAATGTTTGGCTATCTCGCCAATCTCGCCGTCGAACTCAACGAACCCGTCTTTCAGATCTTTGTGCACCCGCTCGGCAAACCATGGGTCATCGTCGCAGATAATCGTGAGGCTTTTGACATCTTGTCGAGGAGAACACCGAAGGAGTTTGATCGTTCGAGATTCTTGAGGAGTTTGTTCATGCCGCTTGTACCGGAGTTCCACTTCCATATGCCGACTGGTGATCGGTGGAAAGCCCATCGGAAGTTGGTGGCTGATACCATGTCGCCTGCATTTCTGGGCGGTGTCGCTGGGCCGCAGATGTGGAAGTCTACTATGAAGCTGATTGATCTTTGGAGGGTTAAAGAGCGATTGGCCAAGGGCCGTCCGTTTTCTGTCTCGACGGATATTCGCAAGGCGGCTTTTGAGATTATCTGGGCTGCTACCTTTGGCTTTGACTCTGGCTCAACAAACGCGCAGACTGAGCTACTCGAGACACTGCCCGAGTTCACCAACCTGGGTGATATGGACCATGAAGTTGAATTCCCCGTCGCACCTGATCCTCCCGTCTTCAAAGCCGGTCTCGCTCTCAACGACGCCATGAACATCGGCGTACAATCACTTGTACCCGGACTGCATTTGTGGTTGGCTTACAACCTAATGCCATCTCTACGTGCCGCCCGAAGCCTCAAAGAAGCTGTTATCCAagacgagatcaagaaagCGATTAAAAAATTCTCCAATCAGACTGATCTCAACTGGGAAGATCAAGGTAATCTGAAGCGACATATGAAGAGCGCCGTCGATATTGTCATCGCTCGAGAGATTGACAGCGCACGAAAAGAAGGCCGCACGCCCGAGTTGATGAGTCGTACCGTCCAAGATGAGCTTTTCAGCTTCATGCTTGCTGGAAACGAGATCTTCACTCTCACTGCCTGGACCCTCAAGTTCCTCACTACGCATCAGAATGTTCAGAAGAAGGTGCGCGAGGAACTCAGAGAGCAATGCGGTGCCGCTGTTGAGAGAGGCGACGCACCAACTGTTTCCGAGATCATGTCTGCGAGACTTCCGTACTTCGAGGCTATGATTGAAGAGTCTACGCGATGTGGTTCAGTTACCCAGACTAACATCCGCACGACGATGCAGGATGTTAATATACTGGGTCATATGGTCCCCAAGCACACAGAGATTTTGATGCTGAACAATGGACCTGGAAGTTTCATGCCTCCACTGACTGTtgacgaggagaagagatCAGAAAGTTCAAAGGGCACAGCTGGCAAGATCGGACAATGGAATGTCAAAGGCATGAGAGACTTTGACCCAGAGAGATGGCTcgtcaaagatgaagaggatcGATTAACGTTTAATCCCTCTGCTGGGCCCCGACATTCATTCGGCGCTGGTCCCAGGGCCTGTTTTG GCCGTAAATGGGCTGCGCTGGAGGTCAAGATCATGATGGCGCTTATTGTTTGGCACTTTAATCTGGAGCAGACGCCAAAGCCGCTGTCGAGCTTTAAGCCGTTCCCTGGTGTTGCGCATAGACCGGAGATGATATACTTGCGTTTATCGAATGTTTAG